In Vulpes lagopus strain Blue_001 chromosome 1, ASM1834538v1, whole genome shotgun sequence, a genomic segment contains:
- the IL24 gene encoding interleukin-24, translating into MNAFWASSSRSTWGFLVVPCLSLILLLRSQGPGAQGQEFRFGPCRVQGVALRELREAFWTVKDTVQAQDNITGVRLLRKEVLQDVSDAESCYLIRALLTFYLNTVFKNYLDEAADVRIRRSFSTLANNFFVIASKLQPSQENEMFSISESARRRFLLFQRAFKQLDIQAAQTKAFGEVDILLTWMEKFYEF; encoded by the exons GCCTGAGTCTGATCCTGCTTCTACGGAGCCAGGGGCCGGGGGCCCAGGGCCAGGAGTTCCGGTTCGGACCCTGCCGAGTGCAGGGAGTAGCTCTCCGGGAACTGCGGGAGGCCTTCTGGACCGTGAAGGACACTGTG CAAGCTCAGGATAACATCACCGGTGTCCGGCTGCTACGGAAGGAGGTTCTGCAGGATGTCTCG GATGCCGAGAGCTGTTACCTCATCCGTGCCCTGCTGACGTTCTACTTGAACACCGTTTTCAAAAACTACCTGGATGAGGCAGCTGACGTCAGGATCCGGAGGTCATTCTCTACTCTGGCCAACAACTTTTTTGTCATTGCATCAAAACTACAACCCAGC CAGGAAAATGAGATGTTTTCTATCAGCGAGAGTGCACGCAGGCGATTTCTGCTGTTTCAGAGGGCATTTAAACAG ttGGACATACAAGCAGCCCAGACCAAAGCCTTTGGAGAAGTCGACATTCTCTTGACCTGGATGGAGAAATTCTACGAGTTCTGA